One Microlunatus soli genomic window carries:
- a CDS encoding LLM class F420-dependent oxidoreductase, translating to MSDAATTSDRPMRIGVQIQPQHVDYAAIRRTVDAVEELGVDVIFNWDHFFPLTGDPDGKHFECWTMLAAWAEQSSRAEIGALVTCNTYRNPDLLADMARTVDHISAGRLILSIGAGWFDRDYREYGYEFGTAGSRIDALAEAMTRIKARWAKLNPQPTRKIPVLIGGGGERKTLKIVAEHADIWHGFGDAETLQHKNSVLDDWCAKVGRDPAEIERAAGAGGNPDTTGDALYATGTRLLTIDCDGATNYDLGPLKDWLAFRDDKNK from the coding sequence ATGAGTGATGCCGCAACCACCTCCGACCGCCCGATGCGGATCGGCGTCCAGATCCAGCCCCAGCACGTCGACTACGCCGCCATCCGACGGACCGTCGACGCCGTCGAGGAACTCGGGGTCGACGTGATCTTCAACTGGGACCACTTCTTTCCGCTGACCGGCGACCCCGACGGCAAACACTTCGAATGTTGGACGATGTTGGCGGCCTGGGCCGAACAGTCCAGCCGCGCCGAGATCGGTGCCCTGGTCACCTGCAACACCTACCGCAACCCCGATCTGCTGGCCGACATGGCCCGGACCGTCGATCACATCAGTGCCGGCCGGCTGATCCTCAGCATCGGCGCCGGCTGGTTCGACCGGGACTACCGCGAGTACGGCTACGAGTTCGGCACCGCCGGCAGCAGGATCGATGCGCTGGCCGAGGCGATGACGAGGATCAAGGCCCGCTGGGCCAAGCTCAATCCGCAGCCGACCCGGAAGATCCCGGTCTTGATCGGCGGCGGCGGCGAACGCAAGACCCTCAAGATCGTCGCCGAGCACGCCGACATCTGGCACGGTTTCGGCGACGCCGAAACCCTGCAGCACAAGAATTCCGTCCTCGACGACTGGTGTGCCAAGGTCGGCCGCGACCCGGCCGAGATCGAACGCGCCGCCGGCGCCGGTGGCAACCCCGACACCACCGGCGACGCCCTCTACGCCACCGGCACCAGACTGCTGACCATCGACTGCGACGGCGCCACCAACTACGACCTAGGCCCCCTCAAAGACTGGCTGGCCTTCCGCGACGACAAGAACAAGTAG
- a CDS encoding GNAT family N-acetyltransferase, which yields MPVTVVDAADQHRYEAHGDEDQLLGFVDYRRDGEVITFTHTEVLPAAEGNGIGSTLARTVLDRARADGLGVVPQCPFIKRWIDRHPDYADLVVDG from the coding sequence ATGCCCGTCACCGTCGTCGACGCCGCGGATCAGCACCGCTATGAAGCCCATGGAGATGAAGATCAACTTCTCGGCTTCGTCGACTATCGCCGGGACGGCGAGGTGATCACCTTCACCCATACCGAGGTGCTGCCGGCGGCGGAGGGCAACGGCATCGGCAGCACGCTGGCCCGTACGGTGCTCGACCGGGCCCGGGCCGACGGGCTGGGCGTGGTGCCACAGTGCCCCTTCATCAAGCGCTGGATCGATCGCCATCCCGACTATGCCGATCTCGTCGTCGACGGCTGA